The proteins below come from a single Mycolicibacterium sp. TY81 genomic window:
- a CDS encoding virulence factor Mce family protein produces the protein MLTRFLKIQLIIFSIVTVAALVGLSLVYLKLPTYLGVGMHRLYAELPNSGGLYKTANVTYLGNQVGKVLSVEPTVTGARVTMDVNNDVDIPDNVQANVHSVSAVGEQFIDLVPPENPSKRYLTSGQTITKGSVPKEVGPALDATQNALASLPKEKIGALLDYTAEAVGGLGPSLQHLVDGTQALAGDFKDNLGSVDDIIQNSAPIIDSQVKSGDAISRWARNLNVLATQSAQQDAALRNAIQQGAPTADQLNAVFGEVRDALPQSLANVEIVLDMLKRYNKGLEQVLVVLPMAGPLVDSLTAVYEKELPINVALGINQPPPCLTGFLPASQWRSPADTSTAPLESGLYCKIPKDAQNTVRGSRNLPCVDNPAKRAASPMECRDNKPYEPLGTNPWYGTPDQIVNCPAPAARCDQPVDPGKVIPAPSINNGMNPLPANMLPPPERASAPSSDPVSAPGQGTVECSGQQPNKCLYTPAAGPEATYNPQSGQVVGPNGVKYSVSNSSNPGDDGWKEMLAPAS, from the coding sequence ATGCTTACCCGTTTTCTGAAGATTCAGCTGATCATCTTCAGCATCGTGACCGTGGCGGCTCTCGTCGGGTTGTCCCTGGTGTACCTCAAGCTGCCGACCTACCTCGGTGTGGGTATGCATCGGCTGTACGCCGAACTGCCCAACTCGGGCGGCCTGTACAAGACCGCCAACGTCACCTACCTGGGTAACCAGGTGGGCAAGGTGCTGTCCGTCGAGCCGACGGTAACCGGCGCGCGGGTGACCATGGACGTCAACAACGATGTGGACATCCCGGACAACGTGCAGGCGAACGTGCACTCGGTGTCCGCGGTCGGTGAGCAGTTCATCGATCTGGTGCCGCCGGAGAACCCGTCCAAGCGTTACCTCACGTCTGGTCAGACGATCACCAAGGGCTCCGTCCCCAAGGAGGTCGGTCCGGCTCTCGACGCGACGCAGAACGCGCTCGCCTCGCTGCCGAAGGAGAAGATCGGCGCGCTGCTGGACTACACCGCGGAGGCTGTCGGCGGGCTCGGTCCGTCACTGCAGCACCTTGTCGACGGGACCCAGGCGCTGGCGGGGGACTTCAAGGACAACCTCGGTTCGGTCGACGACATCATCCAGAACTCGGCGCCGATCATCGACAGCCAGGTCAAGTCCGGCGACGCCATTTCACGGTGGGCCCGGAACCTGAACGTGCTGGCCACGCAGTCGGCTCAGCAGGACGCGGCGCTGCGCAACGCCATCCAGCAGGGCGCGCCGACGGCTGACCAGCTCAACGCGGTGTTCGGTGAGGTGCGGGACGCGTTGCCGCAGTCGTTGGCCAACGTCGAGATCGTGCTCGACATGCTGAAGCGCTACAACAAGGGCCTCGAGCAGGTACTCGTGGTGCTGCCGATGGCCGGTCCCCTCGTCGACTCGCTGACCGCGGTGTACGAGAAGGAACTGCCGATCAACGTGGCGCTGGGTATCAACCAGCCGCCGCCATGCCTCACCGGCTTCCTGCCGGCGTCGCAGTGGCGGTCCCCGGCGGACACGTCGACCGCCCCGCTGGAGTCGGGTCTGTACTGCAAGATCCCGAAGGACGCCCAGAACACGGTCCGCGGTTCCCGCAACCTGCCCTGTGTGGACAACCCGGCGAAGCGCGCGGCGAGCCCCATGGAGTGCCGCGACAACAAGCCGTACGAGCCGCTGGGTACCAACCCGTGGTACGGCACGCCGGACCAGATCGTGAACTGCCCGGCTCCCGCCGCACGCTGTGATCAGCCGGTCGACCCGGGCAAGGTGATCCCGGCGCCGTCGATCAACAACGGGATGAACCCGCTGCCGGCCAACATGCTGCCGCCCCCGGAGCGGGCGTCGGCGCCGTCCAGTGACCCGGTCAGTGCACCGGGGCAGGGCACGGTGGAGTGCAGCGGGCAGCAACCCAACAAGTGCCTCTACACTCCGGCAGCAGGACCAGAGGCCACCTACAACCCGCAGAGCGGTCAGGTGGTCGGACCGAATGGTGTGAAGTATTCGGTCAGTAACTCGAGCAACCCAGGAGACGACGGATGGAAGGAGATGCTGGCACCAGCCAGCTGA
- a CDS encoding RDD family protein — protein sequence MTVGEETTSAEAVSTGSESEAAPVLASWPARAGAFALDVLLGLAIITVMALLGYAARADWTLWVYAALATLAAAAILVNRWLLPSITGWSVGRSLFAIRVERVPAGVPAGMGRLVLRDLAHLLDTVAVLLGWLWPLWDPRHRTFADLLLHTEVRVVPAPERDPSRRAGQVLVAGALVCLAAVGLSYGVQFRHDRAVDEARHQISEQGPKIVEHVLSYGIDTYQNDFKTAQALVTDGYRDQLIKQQQAVSKKPTTNQYYAVSSAILSAGTDQATMLLALQGQRGVDANTLRFITATVRVDFVKSHDGKWQLSNLTVLKSPRGGR from the coding sequence GTGACGGTTGGTGAGGAGACGACGAGCGCCGAGGCAGTGAGCACGGGGTCCGAGTCCGAAGCGGCACCGGTGTTGGCCTCGTGGCCGGCGCGGGCCGGCGCTTTCGCGCTCGACGTGCTGCTGGGCCTGGCGATCATCACCGTGATGGCACTGCTGGGCTACGCCGCCCGGGCCGACTGGACGCTGTGGGTGTACGCCGCCCTGGCGACGCTGGCCGCGGCCGCGATCCTGGTGAACCGGTGGCTGCTGCCGTCGATCACCGGGTGGAGCGTGGGCCGGTCGCTGTTCGCCATCCGGGTGGAGCGGGTCCCTGCCGGCGTTCCCGCCGGCATGGGCCGGCTGGTCCTGCGTGACCTCGCGCATCTGTTGGACACCGTCGCGGTGCTGCTGGGCTGGCTGTGGCCGCTCTGGGATCCGCGGCACCGCACCTTCGCAGATCTGTTGCTGCACACCGAAGTTCGCGTTGTCCCGGCTCCCGAGCGGGACCCGTCGCGGCGGGCCGGGCAGGTGCTGGTGGCGGGCGCCCTGGTCTGTCTGGCGGCGGTGGGGCTGAGCTACGGCGTGCAGTTCCGGCATGACCGCGCGGTCGACGAGGCGCGGCACCAGATTTCCGAGCAGGGTCCCAAGATCGTCGAGCACGTCCTGAGCTACGGCATCGACACGTATCAGAACGACTTCAAGACCGCCCAGGCGCTGGTGACCGACGGATACCGCGACCAGCTGATCAAGCAGCAGCAGGCGGTGAGCAAGAAGCCGACGACCAACCAGTACTACGCGGTGAGCAGCGCGATCCTCAGCGCTGGTACAGATCAGGCGACCATGCTGCTCGCGCTGCAGGGACAGCGCGGTGTCGACGCCAACACCCTGCGGTTCATCACCGCCACGGTCCGGGTCGACTTCGTGAAGTCACATGACGGCAAGTGGCAGTTGTCGAATCTGACGGTGCTCAAGAGCCCGCGGGGAGGACGCTGA
- a CDS encoding mammalian cell entry protein: MSPRRKIDAAERFVAGDYFKAVAAAPRRVTLIVIACVTAVLVLSAIGASTYLLVQHEKDVASQAKSAAVLGYVKEFMRGFTAVDPFHANAYVEKIAGQSTGDFAKQFKDKHDQILMQVARAQPAEGSVEDAGVQRWNDDGSADVLIAMKLTTTTPDGNATVESGSRWVVTATQEGQQWKISRMNPVM; encoded by the coding sequence ATGAGCCCGCGTCGCAAGATCGATGCCGCCGAGCGCTTCGTCGCCGGTGACTACTTCAAGGCTGTTGCGGCGGCGCCCCGGCGCGTGACTCTGATCGTGATTGCCTGTGTCACAGCGGTTTTGGTGCTCTCCGCCATCGGGGCCAGCACCTATCTGCTGGTCCAGCACGAGAAGGACGTGGCGAGCCAGGCCAAGTCGGCGGCGGTGCTGGGCTATGTCAAAGAGTTCATGAGGGGCTTCACCGCGGTCGACCCGTTTCACGCCAATGCGTACGTCGAGAAGATCGCGGGCCAGTCCACCGGTGATTTCGCCAAGCAGTTCAAGGACAAGCACGACCAGATCCTGATGCAGGTGGCGCGCGCGCAACCGGCGGAGGGGAGCGTCGAGGACGCGGGCGTGCAACGGTGGAACGACGACGGCAGCGCGGACGTGCTGATCGCGATGAAGCTGACGACGACGACGCCGGACGGCAACGCGACCGTGGAAAGTGGCTCGCGTTGGGTGGTAACGGCTACGCAGGAAGGGCAGCAGTGGAAGATCAGCCGCATGAATCCGGTGATGTGA
- a CDS encoding mammalian cell entry protein: MEDQPHESGDVTPGEPVADAPAGAPQGKAARRRHRLPRQKTVDAAPADEPVDEAADASADEAAIAEPEDAAAQEDSDSEAVDEVAEEKSEAAPVVLVPHRPAGRKLLIAGVVAAALFVGASAFAGAAVQPYLADRALVQNKFEVAKTAAAAVTTLWSYSPNDMDKLADRSQQYLAGGFAEEYRKFVDSIVASNKQAQVTNQTKVMGTAVESISANEATAIVYTNSVATSPLTKGIPSLRYLSYRLTLKRSGADWKVSQMSALTKLDLTPQL, from the coding sequence GTGGAAGATCAGCCGCATGAATCCGGTGATGTGACCCCCGGGGAGCCTGTGGCCGATGCTCCGGCCGGTGCCCCGCAGGGCAAGGCCGCCCGGCGCAGGCACCGGCTGCCTCGGCAGAAGACCGTCGACGCCGCGCCGGCTGATGAGCCTGTTGACGAGGCTGCTGACGCTTCGGCCGACGAGGCGGCCATAGCCGAGCCGGAAGATGCTGCCGCTCAGGAAGATTCGGACAGTGAAGCGGTTGACGAGGTAGCCGAGGAGAAGTCCGAGGCGGCGCCCGTGGTGCTGGTGCCCCATCGCCCTGCCGGGCGCAAGCTGTTGATCGCCGGTGTGGTGGCGGCGGCCCTGTTTGTCGGTGCGTCGGCGTTTGCGGGTGCCGCGGTGCAGCCGTATCTGGCGGATCGCGCCCTGGTCCAGAACAAGTTCGAGGTCGCCAAGACCGCCGCCGCGGCGGTGACCACGCTGTGGTCGTACTCGCCCAATGACATGGACAAGCTGGCGGACCGGTCGCAGCAGTATCTGGCCGGCGGCTTCGCCGAGGAGTACCGCAAGTTCGTCGATTCGATCGTCGCCAGCAACAAGCAGGCTCAGGTCACCAACCAGACCAAGGTGATGGGCACAGCGGTGGAAAGTATCAGTGCAAATGAGGCCACCGCGATCGTCTACACCAACTCCGTCGCGACCAGTCCACTGACCAAGGGCATCCCCTCGCTGCGGTACCTGTCGTATCGGCTGACCCTGAAGCGTTCCGGCGCTGATTGGAAGGTCAGTCAGATGAGTGCCCTGACCAAATTGGATCTCACTCCGCAGCTGTAG
- a CDS encoding phosphodiester glycosidase family protein yields the protein MSFLGPVTRRDTVRRVRKTLRRTTLLTLCAGLVGTIGVPAADAADGRSLLVNAITNYRGSFLVYNFGGDHPAPMLNAAGNWYESGNGGHLLVIKAASQRMNPRLLVDSHRGIQSRCERDPRARTAEGLLQASEVFTPLEAWQALGRPTIAVNANFFDIRGQQGGSWTSTGCSSPLGAYVDNTRGQGRANAAVTGTIPYAGKQGLSGGNEVWTALSTMVIPSDGAPYMITPSSTSDFNAATGPINNLVNQGARFVAVSGIGLLAPGDTGQLNDGGPSAARTALAYVRSRDEMYIFQGGSHTPDQIQDLFRGLGSDTAILLDGGGSSAIVLRRDTGGRWAGSGTPRGSCDTPAVLCDSRERALPGWLGFA from the coding sequence ATGTCGTTTCTCGGGCCGGTTACCCGACGCGACACCGTTCGTCGCGTGCGGAAAACCCTCAGGCGCACAACGCTTCTGACGCTGTGCGCGGGCCTGGTGGGCACCATCGGCGTACCGGCAGCCGACGCCGCCGACGGACGCTCACTTCTGGTCAACGCCATCACCAACTACCGCGGCAGCTTCCTGGTCTACAACTTCGGCGGTGACCACCCCGCGCCGATGCTCAACGCCGCGGGCAACTGGTACGAGTCGGGCAACGGCGGGCACCTGCTCGTCATCAAGGCAGCGTCGCAGCGCATGAATCCCCGCTTGCTCGTCGACTCGCACCGCGGCATCCAGTCCCGCTGCGAGCGCGATCCCCGCGCCCGTACCGCCGAAGGTCTGTTGCAGGCCTCCGAGGTCTTCACCCCGCTGGAGGCGTGGCAGGCGCTGGGCCGACCCACCATCGCGGTCAACGCCAACTTCTTCGACATCCGCGGCCAGCAGGGCGGCTCGTGGACGTCGACGGGTTGCAGCTCGCCGCTCGGCGCCTACGTCGACAACACGCGCGGCCAGGGCCGCGCCAACGCCGCGGTCACCGGCACCATCCCCTACGCGGGCAAGCAGGGCCTGTCCGGCGGCAACGAGGTGTGGACAGCGCTGAGCACCATGGTCATCCCGTCCGACGGCGCGCCGTACATGATCACACCAAGCAGCACAAGCGATTTCAACGCCGCGACGGGCCCGATCAACAACCTGGTTAATCAGGGCGCCCGGTTCGTCGCGGTCAGCGGCATCGGCCTGCTGGCACCCGGCGACACCGGACAGCTGAACGACGGCGGCCCCAGCGCCGCCCGCACCGCGCTCGCCTATGTGCGAAGCCGCGACGAGATGTACATCTTCCAGGGCGGCAGCCACACCCCCGACCAGATCCAGGACCTGTTCCGCGGACTCGGCAGTGACACCGCCATCCTGCTGGACGGCGGTGGCTCCTCCGCCATCGTGCTGCGCCGCGACACCGGCGGCCGCTGGGCCGGATCCGGAACGCCACGCGGTTCCTGCGACACCCCGGCAGTGCTGTGCGACTCCAGGGAACGCGCACTCCCAGGCTGGCTCGGCTTCGCTTGA
- a CDS encoding pirin-like bicupin family protein, translating to MTDSPTELIDIRRAADRDTTRIAWLDSKHSFSFGGHYDPANTHHGLLLVNNDDRVAPGSGFETHPHRDMEIVTWVLRGSLVHQDSTGNSGVIYPGLAQRMSAGRGILHSEKNDSWRLTGAESHSEPVHFVQMWVVPDESGKTPGYQQLEIDDELLRGKLVTIASGRPEHSNDTAITIGQRNAALHGARLEPGDSVELPTAKYLHLFVARGEVALEGAGPLQEGDAVRLTASGGQRVTATTPAEILVWEMHADLLGS from the coding sequence ATGACGGACAGCCCGACCGAACTCATTGATATCCGTCGCGCCGCCGACCGCGACACCACCCGCATCGCGTGGCTGGACTCCAAGCATTCGTTCTCGTTCGGCGGTCACTACGACCCGGCTAACACCCACCACGGCCTGCTGCTGGTGAACAACGACGACCGCGTCGCACCGGGTTCAGGATTCGAGACCCATCCGCACCGTGACATGGAGATCGTCACCTGGGTGCTGCGCGGATCGCTCGTACACCAGGACTCGACCGGCAACTCGGGCGTCATCTACCCCGGACTGGCGCAACGGATGTCGGCCGGACGCGGCATCCTGCATTCGGAGAAGAACGATTCCTGGCGCCTAACAGGGGCCGAATCACACAGCGAGCCCGTGCATTTCGTGCAGATGTGGGTGGTGCCCGACGAGTCCGGCAAGACGCCCGGCTACCAGCAGCTCGAAATCGACGACGAGCTGTTGCGCGGCAAGCTGGTCACCATCGCCTCGGGCAGGCCCGAGCACTCCAATGACACCGCCATCACCATCGGCCAGCGCAATGCGGCGCTGCACGGCGCCCGCCTCGAGCCCGGCGACAGCGTCGAACTGCCGACGGCAAAGTACCTGCACCTGTTCGTGGCCCGCGGCGAGGTGGCCCTCGAGGGTGCCGGGCCACTGCAGGAAGGCGACGCCGTGCGGCTGACGGCCTCGGGTGGGCAGCGCGTCACCGCCACCACGCCGGCCGAGATCCTGGTGTGGGAAATGCACGCCGATCTGCTCGGCTCGTAA
- a CDS encoding MarR family winged helix-turn-helix transcriptional regulator — protein MYSVWLTDDQQDLWRAYLAMSGRLQAALNRQLQRDHGLSLADYDVLVALSELPDCRMGALGAHLGWEQSRVSHQLARMRTRGLIERSGAADDRRAAVVTLTASGRSALEAAAPGHAELVRTTVFDGMSRAQADALRRWTATVLERVD, from the coding sequence ATGTATTCCGTGTGGCTGACCGATGACCAACAGGACCTCTGGCGCGCGTATCTGGCAATGAGCGGCCGCTTGCAGGCAGCGCTCAACCGGCAACTGCAGCGCGATCACGGGTTGTCGCTGGCGGACTACGACGTCCTGGTGGCGCTCAGCGAGCTGCCTGATTGCCGGATGGGTGCGCTCGGTGCCCATCTGGGCTGGGAGCAGAGCCGGGTGTCCCACCAATTGGCGCGCATGCGAACCCGCGGTCTGATCGAGCGATCCGGGGCAGCCGACGACCGGCGCGCCGCCGTCGTCACCCTCACCGCAAGCGGGCGGAGTGCGCTCGAGGCCGCCGCCCCCGGGCATGCCGAGTTGGTGCGCACGACGGTGTTCGACGGCATGAGCCGAGCGCAGGCGGACGCGTTGCGGCGGTGGACTGCGACGGTGCTCGAACGAGTGGACTGA
- a CDS encoding maleylpyruvate isomerase N-terminal domain-containing protein, with protein sequence MSGIDLAGTREALRAAASRTSALVRSVTDPAAAVPNLSWTVAETAAHLVTGLQHYAGLVTGETDIQEYLALAPPRATPTERGVIANARMLEQFTERDPRRLADLLISAAENFIAVSDRRPTDEPMPAFNGLAMTVPVMASAMLGEQLLHGLDIARAVGADWTISRAEALYVIAGVMAMIPYYVDRQKAAGLHLAYELRFRDGPRYRVTIEDGSAAVGPAGGAVDCWISADPVAYLLVGYGRSSQWASILQGKILSAGRKPWLGAKLGQLFVKV encoded by the coding sequence GTGTCCGGCATCGATCTGGCAGGGACCCGGGAAGCCTTGCGGGCCGCAGCGTCCCGGACATCCGCACTCGTACGCAGCGTGACCGATCCCGCCGCAGCGGTCCCGAATCTCTCCTGGACCGTGGCGGAGACCGCTGCTCATCTGGTCACCGGCTTGCAGCACTACGCGGGGCTTGTCACAGGGGAGACGGACATTCAGGAGTACCTCGCGCTCGCGCCGCCGCGTGCTACCCCAACCGAGCGAGGGGTGATCGCAAACGCTCGCATGCTCGAGCAGTTCACGGAACGGGATCCGCGCCGGCTCGCCGACCTGCTGATCAGCGCGGCGGAGAACTTCATCGCGGTATCCGACCGGCGGCCAACTGACGAACCGATGCCGGCCTTCAACGGTTTGGCCATGACCGTTCCGGTCATGGCCAGTGCGATGCTGGGCGAGCAGCTGCTCCACGGCCTCGATATCGCCCGCGCTGTCGGGGCCGACTGGACGATCTCGAGAGCCGAGGCGTTGTACGTCATAGCCGGCGTAATGGCGATGATTCCCTACTATGTCGACCGGCAGAAGGCCGCCGGGCTGCATCTGGCTTATGAGCTGCGATTCCGGGACGGTCCCCGCTATCGCGTCACGATCGAGGACGGATCCGCCGCCGTGGGTCCGGCCGGCGGAGCCGTCGACTGCTGGATTTCAGCCGACCCCGTCGCCTACCTCTTGGTGGGCTATGGCCGGAGCAGCCAGTGGGCGTCGATTCTGCAGGGCAAGATCCTGTCGGCAGGCCGCAAGCCCTGGCTCGGCGCCAAACTCGGTCAACTGTTCGTGAAAGTGTGA
- a CDS encoding SDR family NAD(P)-dependent oxidoreductase produces MDINGASAVVTGGASGIGAAVARQLAAKGARVVIADLQAEKGEALAKEIGGVFVTVDVTNTEQIIDAVKTAADLGPLRALVNSAGVGWAQRTIGKDGEFESAHNLDLYKKVLDINLVGTFDCIRIAATQMSKNDLAESGERGAIVNMTSVAAFDGQIGQAAYSSSKGGVVGLTLPVARDLSAVGIRVNTVAPGLIDTPIYGEGEASEAFKAKLGESVLFPHRLGKPEELASMVIELITNSYMNAEVVRVDGGIRMPPK; encoded by the coding sequence GTGGATATCAATGGAGCTAGCGCGGTCGTCACCGGCGGCGCGTCAGGAATCGGTGCGGCTGTTGCCCGTCAGTTGGCCGCCAAGGGTGCCCGGGTCGTCATTGCCGACCTCCAGGCCGAAAAGGGCGAGGCGCTCGCCAAGGAGATCGGGGGCGTCTTCGTCACCGTCGACGTCACCAACACCGAGCAGATCATCGACGCGGTCAAGACCGCCGCTGACCTCGGCCCGCTGCGTGCGCTCGTGAACTCGGCCGGTGTCGGCTGGGCCCAGCGCACCATCGGCAAGGACGGCGAGTTCGAGTCGGCGCACAACCTGGACCTGTACAAGAAGGTCCTCGACATCAACCTGGTCGGCACCTTCGACTGCATCCGCATCGCCGCCACCCAGATGAGCAAGAACGACCTCGCCGAGTCCGGTGAGCGTGGCGCCATCGTCAACATGACCAGCGTCGCGGCGTTCGACGGCCAGATCGGCCAGGCCGCGTACTCGTCGTCCAAGGGTGGCGTCGTGGGCCTGACCCTGCCGGTCGCGCGCGACCTGTCGGCAGTCGGCATCCGCGTGAACACCGTGGCCCCCGGCCTGATCGACACCCCGATCTACGGCGAGGGCGAAGCCTCGGAGGCCTTCAAGGCCAAGCTCGGCGAGTCGGTGCTGTTCCCGCACCGCCTCGGCAAGCCCGAGGAGCTGGCCTCCATGGTCATCGAGCTGATCACCAACTCGTACATGAACGCCGAGGTCGTCCGCGTCGACGGCGGCATCCGGATGCCTCCGAAGTAG
- a CDS encoding DUF4349 domain-containing protein — protein MTRTRFRPVVFLALLIASLWLVAGCSGGNSTRHSESAPAAPAPLKSGGDFKGGAPEAPAPPVEQPRDIVKTASLILVTADPAAAADKATTIVDKAGGRVDERSDDAGSTSGRASVHLVLRVPANGLDAALASLKGLGTVQTLEVKTDDVTARRVDLDARITALKTSVDRLLGIMRDSKDPDALIKAEEALSSRQAELQSLQAQRDTLRDQITYSSVDVQITAERRGGPAPERYHGFFGQIEHGWDTLWAFGSHLVLAFGFLLPWLIPLAVLGGVLYAFVKWTGSRHKRAVAAEPATAASDSEE, from the coding sequence ATGACGCGCACGCGGTTCCGGCCGGTCGTATTTCTCGCTCTGTTGATCGCCTCGTTGTGGTTGGTGGCCGGGTGCAGCGGCGGCAACTCGACGCGGCATTCCGAGTCGGCCCCGGCGGCACCGGCGCCGCTCAAGAGTGGCGGGGATTTCAAAGGCGGTGCCCCCGAGGCGCCCGCGCCGCCCGTCGAACAACCGCGGGACATCGTCAAGACCGCGTCGCTGATCCTCGTCACCGCCGACCCGGCGGCCGCCGCGGACAAGGCGACCACGATCGTCGACAAAGCGGGCGGACGCGTCGACGAGCGCTCGGACGACGCCGGGTCGACGTCCGGCCGCGCGAGCGTCCACTTGGTGCTGAGAGTGCCGGCCAACGGGCTCGACGCTGCTTTGGCGTCGCTCAAGGGGCTCGGTACGGTCCAGACCCTCGAGGTCAAGACCGACGACGTCACCGCACGCCGTGTCGACCTCGATGCCCGGATCACCGCGCTGAAGACGTCGGTGGATCGGTTGCTCGGGATCATGCGTGACTCGAAGGACCCCGATGCGTTGATCAAGGCCGAGGAGGCGTTGTCGTCGAGGCAGGCCGAGCTACAGAGCCTGCAGGCGCAGCGCGACACCCTCCGCGACCAGATCACCTACAGCTCGGTCGACGTCCAGATCACCGCCGAGCGTCGCGGTGGCCCAGCCCCGGAGCGCTATCACGGGTTCTTCGGGCAGATCGAACATGGATGGGACACGTTGTGGGCCTTTGGTTCTCACCTCGTACTGGCGTTCGGATTCCTGCTGCCGTGGCTGATTCCGCTCGCGGTCCTCGGCGGGGTGCTCTACGCCTTCGTCAAGTGGACCGGCTCGCGGCACAAGCGCGCCGTGGCGGCAGAGCCCGCGACAGCCGCCTCCGACTCGGAGGAGTAG
- a CDS encoding AraC family transcriptional regulator, with protein MIENDVPVGFPMGMKPWDGDRPLTPRIVLEREDVAARGLSFAFSTERISAPTDWCSFSDTHHLVYVYRGGAMHSIQTALDWGPSGQVPPTAGDVWWKPAGVQCAALVQGDVAGICEIAVPRGVIDDTALLPRIKYRDRLIHHLVEEIYSVADRDDAMARLLTHSLAETTRLLICEKYTATAPRKPGHRHLDAQTRSRLVDFLSDGMDSEIHLDALAQLAGMPVHAFIGAFRRAFHTTPYQFLLDLRIDRGKMLLMSSATSIAEIASSVGFSTPNHFATAFRKRVGVSPSAYRNAR; from the coding sequence GTGATCGAAAATGATGTGCCAGTGGGGTTTCCGATGGGGATGAAGCCGTGGGACGGCGACCGCCCGCTTACGCCGCGAATAGTGTTGGAGCGCGAGGATGTTGCGGCGCGCGGGTTGTCGTTCGCCTTCTCCACGGAGCGCATCTCGGCGCCAACGGATTGGTGCAGCTTCAGTGACACGCATCATCTGGTGTACGTATATCGCGGTGGCGCCATGCATTCCATCCAGACCGCGCTGGACTGGGGACCATCGGGCCAGGTGCCGCCGACGGCGGGAGACGTCTGGTGGAAGCCGGCGGGCGTTCAATGTGCGGCGCTGGTCCAAGGCGATGTCGCCGGCATTTGTGAGATTGCCGTCCCGCGCGGGGTGATCGACGACACGGCACTGTTGCCCCGAATCAAGTACCGGGACAGGCTCATTCACCATTTGGTCGAGGAAATTTACAGCGTTGCCGACCGTGACGACGCCATGGCGCGATTACTCACCCACTCGTTGGCTGAAACCACCCGCCTGCTGATTTGCGAGAAGTACACCGCGACGGCACCGAGGAAACCAGGGCATCGGCACCTCGACGCCCAGACTCGTTCCAGGCTCGTCGACTTCCTCAGCGACGGAATGGATTCCGAGATTCATCTGGATGCACTGGCACAGTTGGCGGGGATGCCGGTGCACGCGTTCATCGGCGCGTTCCGGCGGGCCTTTCACACCACGCCGTACCAGTTCCTCCTGGACTTGAGGATCGACCGTGGCAAGATGCTGTTGATGTCCAGCGCGACGAGTATCGCCGAAATTGCCTCATCAGTTGGCTTTTCGACGCCGAACCACTTCGCCACCGCGTTCCGGAAGCGCGTCGGCGTATCGCCCAGTGCGTATCGGAACGCCCGGTGA